From Polaribacter butkevichii, a single genomic window includes:
- a CDS encoding M15 family metallopeptidase, which translates to MKNTILFFTLFITFFSFGQSLPDGFVYLSDLDKTIQSELRYLGNNNFIGKPIDGYHKNCIIVTKETAAALQKVQRFLQKKDLSLKIFDAYRPQQAVNHFVRWAKVLEDTLMKKQFYPTVPKSQLFKRGYIASKSGHSRGSTLDLTIVNTKTGKELDMGSPFDFFGITSHALSKKITAKQQKNRMLLRTAMVQNNFRPYKNEWWHFTLRFEPFPKTYFNFPIE; encoded by the coding sequence ATGAAAAACACAATTCTCTTTTTTACACTCTTTATTACTTTTTTCTCTTTCGGACAAAGTCTTCCTGATGGATTTGTATATTTATCTGACTTAGATAAAACGATACAATCTGAATTACGCTATTTAGGCAACAATAATTTTATAGGAAAACCAATTGATGGATATCACAAAAACTGTATTATAGTTACCAAAGAAACAGCAGCTGCTTTACAAAAAGTACAACGTTTTTTACAAAAAAAAGACCTAAGCCTTAAAATATTTGACGCCTACAGACCACAACAAGCGGTAAATCATTTTGTTCGTTGGGCAAAGGTTTTAGAAGACACTTTAATGAAAAAGCAGTTTTACCCAACTGTACCAAAATCTCAGTTATTTAAACGAGGTTATATCGCTTCTAAATCAGGGCACTCAAGAGGTAGCACTTTAGATTTAACAATTGTAAACACAAAAACAGGAAAAGAATTAGATATGGGAAGTCCTTTCGATTTTTTTGGAATAACATCTCATGCATTATCTAAAAAAATTACTGCTAAGCAACAAAAAAACAGAATGTTGCTACGCACTGCCATGGTGCAAAATAATTTTAGACCTTATAAAAACGAGTGGTGGCATTTTACTTTAAGATTCGAACCGTTTCCTAAAACTTACTTTAATTTTCCTATTGAATAA
- a CDS encoding MoaF-related domain-containing protein: protein MKTKLITSIYLVLFSVGLGLAQNKTQEKNNFQFGEPEHYLDGYSFNFQYQNGTAIHFDFYKGKAKYKWVAGPAKGNGNKDIPYRSKKIGNDLYIVNWHETGKKDYLTVVLDFEKMIVHTSIIIGYVNKAERPLKTVFKSGIIDHLKKNE, encoded by the coding sequence ATGAAAACAAAATTAATCACATCTATTTATCTAGTATTATTTAGTGTTGGACTTGGTTTAGCACAAAACAAAACACAAGAAAAAAACAACTTTCAATTTGGAGAGCCAGAACATTATTTAGACGGCTATTCTTTTAATTTTCAATATCAAAATGGTACTGCCATTCACTTTGATTTTTACAAAGGTAAAGCCAAATATAAATGGGTGGCAGGACCAGCAAAAGGAAATGGAAATAAAGACATTCCATATCGTTCAAAAAAAATTGGCAATGATCTTTATATCGTTAACTGGCACGAAACAGGTAAAAAAGATTATTTAACCGTGGTTTTAGATTTTGAAAAAATGATAGTACACACTTCTATTATCATTGGTTATGTAAACAAAGCTGAAAGACCTTTAAAAACCGTGTTTAAAAGTGGAATTATAGATCATTTAAAAAAAAATGAATAA
- a CDS encoding GNAT family N-acetyltransferase, with amino-acid sequence MKTLEEKLKNPVWYSLKDTHHQFLIQYDGVEFYQPEICSFGAFEDASKTAKALTAHSKIAERFFLVVEEKTPTIDTKHVILDKKINGCQMVLERHVELEITEDIVLLGEEYIDEVYDLIWLVMPGFYQRGGFKMGNYYGIFKNNKLVALTGQRMQTDDFIELSSVVTHPDYTRKGFAKQLVSYVTKQILKENKLPMLHTNKGNPAIPLYEKLGYKLTRDMNWWLFHRK; translated from the coding sequence ATGAAAACTTTAGAAGAAAAACTAAAAAACCCAGTTTGGTATTCGTTAAAGGACACACATCATCAATTTTTAATACAATATGATGGTGTAGAGTTCTACCAACCAGAAATTTGTTCTTTTGGAGCCTTTGAGGATGCTTCAAAAACAGCAAAAGCATTAACTGCACACTCTAAAATAGCTGAAAGATTCTTTTTAGTTGTAGAAGAAAAAACACCTACAATAGATACAAAGCATGTTATTCTTGATAAAAAAATTAATGGTTGTCAAATGGTTTTAGAAAGACATGTAGAACTAGAAATAACAGAAGATATTGTTTTATTAGGTGAAGAATACATTGATGAAGTTTATGATTTAATTTGGTTGGTAATGCCTGGTTTTTATCAAAGAGGAGGGTTTAAAATGGGTAATTATTATGGTATTTTTAAAAACAATAAACTAGTTGCTCTTACAGGACAAAGAATGCAAACTGATGATTTTATTGAACTTAGTAGCGTTGTTACACATCCTGATTATACAAGAAAAGGGTTTGCCAAACAATTGGTTTCTTATGTAACCAAACAAATTTTAAAAGAGAATAAACTACCAATGTTACATACTAATAAAGGAAACCCTGCAATTCCTCTTTATGAAAAACTAGGATATAAATTAACAAGAGATATGAATTGGTGGTTATTTCATAGAAAATAA
- a CDS encoding GIN domain-containing protein — MKNKILLLLLLSITVSTTSFSQEKIKGNKVVTRVKTDLNSFNKISVNNDFKVVLYKSANSFVEVETDENLHDAIEISVLDSILTISTTAKLRAKRLNITVYYNNPLQEIVLNNDAEIESLNAIETPSMLLQINDYTIANLSVESNKFNLINNNKSRFQLRSKSKIDITSKEVNLDLSESSNTEITIKTDSLSTRMMRNAIVNIKGSAISLNALTLEDSTFKGEELIVTNCNTTVKESANFTIQTSEKITIDASDKSKTEVYGTPKIIITNFTGSSVLSKKEL; from the coding sequence ATGAAAAATAAAATTTTATTACTGTTACTACTATCGATAACAGTCTCAACTACAAGCTTTAGCCAAGAAAAAATAAAAGGAAATAAAGTTGTTACAAGAGTTAAAACAGATTTAAATTCGTTTAACAAGATATCTGTTAATAATGATTTTAAAGTTGTTTTATATAAATCAGCAAACTCATTCGTAGAAGTGGAAACTGATGAAAATTTACATGATGCTATCGAAATAAGCGTTCTAGATTCTATACTAACCATTTCTACTACAGCCAAATTAAGAGCAAAACGTCTAAATATTACTGTATACTATAACAACCCTCTACAAGAAATCGTATTAAATAATGATGCAGAAATAGAATCGTTAAACGCAATAGAAACTCCTTCTATGTTGCTTCAGATAAATGACTATACAATTGCAAACTTATCTGTAGAATCTAACAAGTTTAATCTTATTAATAATAATAAATCTAGGTTTCAATTACGTTCTAAATCTAAAATAGACATTACTAGTAAAGAGGTTAATTTAGATTTAAGCGAATCTAGTAACACAGAAATAACTATTAAAACAGATAGCTTAAGTACAAGAATGATGAGAAATGCTATTGTAAATATTAAAGGTTCTGCTATTTCTTTAAACGCATTAACTCTTGAAGATTCTACTTTTAAAGGAGAAGAATTGATTGTTACTAATTGCAACACTACCGTTAAAGAAAGTGCCAATTTTACAATTCAAACATCAGAAAAAATAACAATAGACGCATCAGACAAAAGTAAAACAGAAGTATATGGAACCCCTAAAATAATTATAACAAACTTTACGGGATCTTCTGTTTTATCTAAAAAGGAATTATAA
- a CDS encoding pyruvate dehydrogenase complex dihydrolipoamide acetyltransferase, whose translation MATIINMPRLSDTMEEGVVAKWLKNVGDKIEEGDILAEIETDKATMEFESFYEGTLLYIGIQEGETSPVDVLLAVIGEEGEDISAIINGSAAPAKEEAATEEVKEETTAKADTTDSVAIPEGVQVITMPRLSDTMTDGTVATWLKKVGDSVSEGDMLAEIETDKATMEFECFYEGTILYIGVQEGETAPVDSLLTIIGPAGTDVSALVANGGAAASAPAEKTDAPAAKAPEKTTAKPAAKVEEAKPVAVSNNTSNGRVFASPLAKKIASDKGINLADVNGSGENGRIIKKDVENYTPAAKVAAAPAVANAPATGVENSEEVKNSQMRKAIAKSLGNSKFTAPDFSLNIEVDMDNAMASRKTINAIPDVKVSFNDMVVKACAMALKKHPQVNTSWTDTNTIYHSHIHVGVAVAVDDGLLVPVIKHTDELSLTQIGAGVRDLAGKARNKKLAPTEMQGSTFTVSNLGMFGIENFTSIINQPNSAILSVGAIVQKPVVKDGQIVVGNTMNLTLTCDHRTVDGAVGAQFLQTLKTFIENPVTMLA comes from the coding sequence ATGGCTACAATTATAAATATGCCCAGATTAAGTGACACCATGGAAGAAGGTGTTGTGGCAAAATGGTTAAAAAATGTTGGAGATAAAATTGAAGAAGGTGACATTTTAGCTGAAATTGAAACAGACAAAGCTACAATGGAGTTTGAATCTTTCTACGAAGGAACTCTATTATACATCGGTATTCAAGAAGGAGAAACTTCTCCTGTAGATGTTTTATTAGCCGTTATTGGTGAAGAAGGTGAAGATATTTCTGCTATTATTAACGGAAGTGCAGCACCTGCTAAAGAAGAAGCTGCTACAGAAGAAGTTAAAGAAGAAACAACTGCAAAAGCAGATACAACTGATAGTGTTGCTATTCCTGAAGGAGTTCAGGTAATTACAATGCCTCGTTTAAGTGATACAATGACTGACGGAACTGTGGCTACATGGTTAAAAAAAGTTGGTGATAGTGTTTCTGAAGGAGATATGCTTGCAGAAATTGAAACAGATAAAGCAACTATGGAATTTGAGTGTTTCTATGAAGGAACCATCTTATACATAGGTGTACAAGAAGGAGAAACTGCTCCTGTAGATAGTTTATTAACCATTATTGGTCCTGCCGGAACTGATGTCTCTGCATTAGTTGCTAACGGTGGCGCAGCTGCATCAGCTCCTGCTGAAAAAACTGACGCTCCTGCCGCTAAAGCTCCAGAAAAAACTACAGCAAAACCAGCTGCTAAAGTAGAAGAAGCAAAACCTGTTGCTGTATCAAACAATACTTCTAACGGACGCGTATTTGCATCTCCTTTAGCTAAGAAAATTGCTTCTGATAAAGGAATTAATTTAGCAGATGTTAATGGTTCTGGTGAAAACGGAAGAATCATTAAAAAAGATGTAGAAAACTATACTCCTGCTGCTAAAGTTGCAGCTGCTCCTGCAGTTGCAAATGCACCAGCTACTGGTGTAGAAAACTCAGAAGAAGTTAAGAATTCTCAAATGCGTAAAGCAATTGCAAAATCTTTAGGTAACTCTAAATTTACTGCTCCAGATTTCAGTTTAAATATTGAAGTTGATATGGACAATGCAATGGCTTCTAGAAAAACCATAAATGCAATTCCAGATGTTAAAGTATCATTTAATGATATGGTAGTAAAAGCATGTGCAATGGCTTTGAAAAAACATCCACAAGTAAACACTTCTTGGACAGATACAAATACTATTTACCACAGTCATATACACGTAGGTGTTGCTGTAGCTGTAGATGATGGTTTATTAGTACCCGTTATTAAACACACAGATGAGTTAAGTTTAACTCAAATTGGTGCAGGTGTTAGAGATTTAGCAGGTAAAGCAAGAAACAAAAAACTAGCTCCTACAGAAATGCAAGGAAGTACTTTTACTGTTTCTAATTTAGGTATGTTTGGTATAGAAAACTTTACTTCTATTATCAATCAGCCTAACTCAGCAATTTTATCTGTTGGTGCAATTGTACAAAAACCTGTTGTTAAAGACGGACAAATAGTTGTTGGTAACACAATGAACTTAACTTTAACTTGCGATCATAGAACTGTTGATGGCGCTGTTGGAGCTCAGTTTTTACAAACATTAAAAACATTTATAGAAAATCCAGTTACCATGTTAGCGTAA
- a CDS encoding peroxiredoxin, whose product MATAVGKKFPDLNVDAMNEMGDTFKLNVLEEAINNKKKVLLFWYPKDFTFVCPTELHAFQAALGEFEKRNTIVIGASCDTPEVHFAWLSTSKDNGGIEGVTYPILADSNRNLSSILGILDITNETFDEASQTIQVEGDNVTYRATYLIDEEGTVFHEGINHMPVGRNVNEFLRLIDAYAHVQSHGEVCPANWEEGKDAMSPDAKGTAAYLASH is encoded by the coding sequence ATGGCAACAGCAGTAGGGAAAAAATTTCCAGATTTAAATGTAGACGCAATGAATGAAATGGGAGATACATTTAAATTAAATGTATTGGAAGAAGCAATTAATAACAAAAAGAAAGTGTTATTATTTTGGTACCCAAAAGACTTTACATTTGTTTGTCCTACAGAATTACATGCTTTTCAGGCAGCTTTGGGAGAATTTGAAAAAAGAAATACAATTGTAATTGGTGCTTCTTGTGATACTCCAGAGGTGCACTTTGCATGGTTAAGTACTTCTAAAGACAATGGTGGAATTGAAGGTGTTACTTACCCAATTTTAGCAGATTCTAACAGAAACTTATCATCAATTTTAGGTATTTTAGATATTACCAATGAAACTTTTGATGAAGCTTCACAAACAATTCAAGTAGAAGGAGATAACGTAACTTATAGAGCTACTTATTTAATTGATGAAGAAGGAACTGTTTTTCATGAAGGAATTAACCACATGCCAGTTGGTAGAAATGTAAATGAATTTTTACGTTTAATTGATGCTTATGCACACGTTCAATCTCACGGAGAAGTTTGTCCTGCAAACTGGGAAGAAGGTAAAGACGCAATGTCTCCTGATGCAAAAGGAACTGCAGCTTATTTAGCTTCTCACTAA
- a CDS encoding DUF6952 family protein: protein MKLPVIKHLTNFIEENDQDYVLETIETLEALTEVPSLKDEELDVIGELISNMYGAVEVDKMIKEGTPKKEALNAFMKRVLGSIDK, encoded by the coding sequence ATGAAATTACCTGTAATAAAACACTTAACTAATTTTATCGAAGAAAACGATCAAGATTATGTGCTAGAAACCATAGAAACTTTAGAAGCTTTAACAGAAGTTCCATCTTTAAAAGATGAAGAATTAGACGTTATTGGAGAGTTAATTTCTAATATGTACGGAGCTGTTGAGGTAGATAAAATGATAAAAGAAGGAACACCTAAAAAAGAAGCATTAAATGCTTTTATGAAACGTGTTCTAGGTTCTATTGATAAATAA
- the pdhA gene encoding pyruvate dehydrogenase (acetyl-transferring) E1 component subunit alpha, which translates to MKKITKQTYLDWYQNMLFWRKFEDKLASVYIQQKVRGFLHLYNGQEAILAGALHAMDLSKDKMITAYRNHVQPIGMGEDPKRVMAELYGKVTGTSHGMGGSMHIFSKEFRFYGGHGIVGGQIPLGAGLAFGDKYNNTGGVTLTCFGDGAARQGSLHEAFNLAMLWKLPVIFICENNGYAMGTSVERTANHTDIWKLGLGYEMPCGPVDAMNPIKVAEAIDEALDRARRGDGPTFLEMKTYRYRGHSMSDAQHYRTKDEVEEYKKIDPITQVKDIILEKEYATAEELAAIDKEVKAKVKECEKFAEDSPYPEPQQMYDMVYEQEDYPFIS; encoded by the coding sequence ATGAAAAAAATCACCAAACAAACCTATCTAGATTGGTATCAAAACATGCTTTTTTGGCGTAAGTTCGAAGACAAACTTGCTTCTGTTTACATTCAACAAAAAGTTAGAGGTTTCTTACATTTATATAATGGTCAAGAAGCAATTTTAGCAGGTGCATTGCATGCAATGGATTTATCTAAAGACAAAATGATTACTGCTTATAGAAACCACGTACAGCCTATTGGTATGGGAGAAGATCCTAAGCGTGTAATGGCAGAATTGTATGGAAAAGTTACAGGAACATCTCATGGAATGGGTGGTTCTATGCATATTTTTTCTAAAGAATTTCGTTTTTATGGTGGTCACGGTATTGTTGGAGGTCAAATTCCTTTAGGTGCAGGACTTGCTTTTGGTGATAAATATAACAACACAGGTGGTGTTACCTTAACATGTTTTGGAGATGGTGCTGCAAGACAAGGTTCTTTACACGAAGCATTTAACCTAGCAATGTTATGGAAATTACCTGTAATCTTTATTTGTGAAAACAATGGTTACGCAATGGGAACTTCTGTAGAAAGAACAGCAAACCATACAGATATATGGAAACTTGGTTTAGGGTATGAAATGCCTTGTGGACCAGTAGATGCTATGAATCCTATAAAGGTTGCTGAAGCTATTGATGAAGCTTTAGATAGAGCAAGACGTGGTGATGGACCAACTTTCTTAGAAATGAAAACATATAGATATAGAGGTCACTCAATGTCTGATGCACAACACTACAGAACTAAGGATGAAGTAGAAGAATACAAAAAAATAGATCCTATTACGCAAGTAAAAGATATTATTTTAGAAAAAGAATATGCTACTGCAGAAGAATTAGCTGCTATAGATAAAGAAGTAAAAGCAAAGGTAAAAGAATGTGAGAAATTCGCAGAAGACTCTCCGTATCCAGAACCTCAGCAAATGTACGATATGGTTTATGAACAAGAAGATTACCCTTTTATAAGTTAA
- a CDS encoding thioredoxin family protein, translated as MVQELSVDNLAEIVSDNKKVVVQYAATWCGNCRIMKPKFKKLSSENEDMVFVIADAEKFPESRKLADVSNLPTFATFVDGKIVNQTQTNKFEVLKDLVNEVV; from the coding sequence ATGGTACAAGAATTAAGTGTAGATAATTTAGCAGAAATAGTTTCTGATAATAAAAAGGTAGTTGTACAATATGCAGCAACTTGGTGTGGAAACTGTAGAATTATGAAACCAAAGTTTAAAAAATTATCTTCAGAAAATGAAGATATGGTTTTTGTAATTGCAGATGCAGAAAAATTTCCTGAAAGTAGAAAATTAGCAGACGTTAGTAATTTGCCAACATTTGCTACTTTTGTAGATGGAAAAATAGTGAATCAAACACAAACAAATAAGTTTGAAGTTTTAAAGGATCTAGTAAACGAAGTTGTTTAA
- a CDS encoding SGNH/GDSL hydrolase family protein: MNSKLKYFLGSIVSIPLLPILYFQGKNIRKKVPSLPEAKEPKGLVNGNFNKTLHILSIGESTIAGVGVDYHKNGFTGALADTLSAELQKNINWRVYARSGYTAERVCKKIIPKIEETSTDIIIIGMGGNDAFTLNSPKNWHKSIEELINLLQNKFPRTPIFFTNMPPIKEFPAFTRAIKFVIGNLVEIFGKRLDLLTKNKKNVFYYNEVITLEQWSKKHALPNNNSKIYFSDGVHPSELTYKIWGKEMALFIKSKLKK, from the coding sequence ATGAACAGTAAATTAAAATACTTTCTAGGCAGTATTGTTTCTATTCCTTTACTACCTATTTTATATTTTCAAGGAAAAAACATTCGTAAAAAAGTTCCCTCACTTCCTGAAGCCAAAGAACCAAAAGGTTTGGTAAATGGAAATTTTAACAAAACACTACATATACTTTCTATCGGAGAAAGTACCATTGCAGGAGTTGGCGTAGACTATCATAAAAACGGTTTTACAGGAGCTTTAGCAGATACACTTTCTGCAGAATTACAAAAAAATATAAATTGGCGAGTATACGCAAGAAGTGGTTATACGGCAGAAAGAGTTTGTAAAAAAATTATTCCGAAAATTGAAGAAACCAGTACCGACATCATTATTATTGGTATGGGTGGTAACGATGCTTTTACTTTAAATTCTCCTAAAAATTGGCATAAATCCATTGAAGAACTCATTAATTTACTTCAAAATAAATTCCCAAGAACACCTATTTTCTTTACAAATATGCCTCCAATAAAAGAGTTTCCTGCTTTTACAAGGGCTATAAAATTTGTAATTGGTAATTTGGTAGAAATTTTTGGCAAAAGGTTAGATCTCTTAACTAAAAACAAAAAGAACGTTTTTTACTATAATGAAGTAATTACCTTGGAGCAATGGAGTAAAAAACATGCATTACCTAATAATAATTCTAAAATATATTTTAGTGATGGTGTTCATCCTTCAGAACTGACTTATAAGATTTGGGGAAAAGAAATGGCTCTTTTCATTAAATCAAAATTAAAGAAGTAA